From Doryrhamphus excisus isolate RoL2022-K1 chromosome 22, RoL_Dexc_1.0, whole genome shotgun sequence, one genomic window encodes:
- the LOC131109499 gene encoding dnaJ homolog subfamily C member 7-like, whose amino-acid sequence MAAVDIDVPVDAELQLHSQDDLEREAEGFKEQGNAFYSKKDYSKAFNYYTKAIDACPKNASYYGNRAATLMMLCRFREALEDSQQAVRLDDCFMKGHLREGKCHLSLGNAMAASRCFQKVLEMEPSNREAQQENKNAETLLEFERLADFGFEKRDFRKVVYCMDRALALASACHRFKILKAECLALLGRYPEAQSVASDILRMDSTNADALYVRGLCLYYEDCIDKAVQFFVQALRMAPDHEKARLACRNAKALKAKKEEGNLTFKNNNYDAAYQLYTEALGIDPNNIKTNAKLYCNRATAGVKLRKLNQAIDDCTSAIKLDDSYIKAYLRRAQCYMDTEQYEEAVRDYEKVYQTEKTADHKHLLKTAKLELKKSKRKDYYKVLGVGKNATEDEIKKAYRKRALMHHPDRHSSATPEVQKEEEKKFKEVGEAFTILSDPKKKVRYDNGHDLADDGSFDGGDFDANNIFRAFFGGHSGGFTFDSSADSGPGNFFFQFG is encoded by the exons atggcggcTGTTGACATCGACGTGCCGGTGGATGCCGAGCTTCAGCTTCACAGTCAGGACGACCTGGAACG CGAGGCCGAAGGCTTCAAAGAGCAAGGCAATGCATTTTACAGTAAGAAGGACTACTCCAAAGCGTTCAATTACTACACCAAGGCTATCG ACGCATGTCCTAAAAATGCCAGCTATTACGGCAACAGGGCAGCTACACTCATGATGCTGTGCCGCTTTCGGGAGGCGTTGGAAGATTCCCAGCAGGCAGTGCGGTTGGACGACTGCTTCATGAAG GGTCATTTACGCGAGGGGAAGTGCCACCTGTCTCTTGGGAATGCCATGGCCGCCAGTCGCTGCTTCCAGAAGGTTCTGGAAATGGAACCCAGCAACAGAGAGGCCCAGCAGGAG aacaagAACGCGGAAACGCTGCTCGAGTTTGAACGACTTGCAGATTTTGGCTTTGAAAAGCGAGACTTCCGAAAG GTGGTGTACTGTATGGACCGGGCCTTAGCTTTGGCGTCTGCCTGCCACCGCTTCAAAATCCTCAAGGCTGAGTGCCTGGCTCTGCTTGGACGCTATCCCGAAGCTCAGTCTGTCGCTAG TGATATCCTACGCATGGATTCCACCAACGCAGACGCCCTTTACGTCCGTGGCTTGTGTCTCTACTACGAGGACTGCATCGATAAAGCCGTACAGTTCTTTGTCCAGGCTCTGCGCATGGCACCCGATCATGAAAAGGCCCGGCTTGCTTGCAGG AATGCCAAAGCCTTGAAAGCCAAGAAAGAGGAGGGTAAcctgacatttaaaaacaacaactatgATGCTGCCTACCAGCTGTACACTGAAGCTCTGGGGATCGACCCGAACAACATCAAGACCAACGCCAAACTCTACTGCAACAGAGCCACAGCGGGTGTAAAG CTGCGTAAACTGAATCAGGCCATTGACGACTGCACCAGTGCGATCAAACTAGATGACAGCTACATCAAAGCGTACTTGAGAAGAGCTCAATg CTACATGGACACAGAACAGTACGAAGAGGCTGTACGCGACTATGAGAAAGTTTACCAGACTGAAAAAACAGCAG ACCACAAACATCTGCTGAAGACGGCCAAGTTGGAGCTGAAGAAGAGCAAGAGGAAAGACTACTACAAGGTGCTCGGAGTCGGCAAAAATGCGACAGAAGACGAGATCAAGAAAGCGTACCGTAAAAGGGCCCTGATGCACCATCCAG ACCGCCACAGTTCGGCCACTCCCGAGGTGCaaaaggaagaggagaagaaatTCAAGGAAGTTGGCGAGGCCTTCACCATTCTATCTGACCCTAAAAAGAAGGTCCGCTACGACAACGGGCATGACCTCGCTGACGACGGCTCCTTCGATGGCGGAG ATTTTGATGCAAACAACATCTTCAGGGCTTTCTTCGGTGGCCACAGTGGAGGATTTACGTTTGATTCCAGTGCAG ACTCCGGACCTGGAAATTTCTTTTTCCAgtttggctaa
- the LOC131110063 gene encoding zinc finger protein 385C-like isoform X1 encodes MFSLLIISLFLTSPPFSLTLALFRGLTCSHTEEYTLALQTHSASGPAEHDAFNCATYIPTFFTRATLNHSHNVSLTRGLSFHFSEIPKRSRTVGIYLNSLDGRNSDKRNLNTEKRATSGIIPKRVEMLLGALSQNQVHPLLGSLPLSGRASLQPQNRLEHFLPLSISSSSPLSLFPNFNTMDPVQKAVINHTFGVAPPRRRTVISCNICHLRFNSTSQAEAHYKGHRHARKLKALENQRNRRTNGHGGPAVEKNRSKETRAVGGNGPQSDLQAKEGSDLSTSPQQPGNGPRRSSSAPKDSSLSDSASNRSPHPSHSTSEAPPMDDCTPRPPAATVQSDPREPPAGGEEVDAEQDKNDKKHLHCPTCKVTVNSSSQLEAHCSGFKHKQMTDSPSGTQSHRRLKRTSSSSSSSRHAFPIIKPRTGIKTKALVGVTGKRFHCELCQVAVNSETQLKQHMNSRRHKERLAGKPVRVKMKMKAKFTPFNKLQPSTALATKLALQKQLSKSLPAGFLTSPLNPATLCAMASAPLALRLPQGPAAIIHGPLISPALFRPAPGPLRATHAPIIFSPY; translated from the exons ATGTTCTCGCTGTTAATAATCAGTCTCTTTCTCACTTCCCCCCCTTTCTCGCTCACTCTAGCGCTCTTTCGCGGTCTTACATGCTCACACACAGAAGAATACACACTTGCTCTTCAGACACACTCGGCATCGGGACCAGCAGAGCATGACGCTTTTAATTGCGCCACGTACATCCCGACTTTCTTTACTCGTGCCACTTTGAATCACAGCCACAATGTGTCACTGACGAGAGGactgtcatttcatttctccgAGATTCCAAAGAGGAGTCGCACTGTCGGGATTTATCTAAATTCCCTTGATGGAAGGAATTCTGACAAGAGAAACTTGAACACGGAAAAGAGAGCGACAAGCGGAATCATTCCTAAACGCGTGGAGATGCTGTTAG GTGCACTATCCCAGAACCAGGTCCACCCGCTCCTGGGTTCTCTGCCTCTGTCGGGCCGAGCAAGCCTGCAGCCACAGAACCGCCTGGAGCACTTCCTGCCGCTCAGCATCAGCAGCTCATCGCCCCTCAGCCTTTTTCCTAATTTCAACACG ATGGATCCGGTGCAAAAGGCGGTCATCAACCACACCTTTGGCGTGGCCCCGCCCAGGAGAAGAACGGTCATCTCCTGTAATATTTGTCACCTGCGCTTTAACTCGACT AGCCAGGCCGAGGCCCACTACAAGGGTCACAGACACGCTCGCAAGCTCAAGGCCTTGGAGAACCAGAGGAACCGACGGACGAACGGGCATGGTGGACCTGCAGTGGAGAAGAATAGAAGCAAGGAGACGAGGGCGGTGGGAGGAAATGGACCCCAAAGTGACTTGCAAGCAAAAGAAGGATCAG ATTTAAGCACATCGCCGCAGCAACCGGGAAACGGCCCCAGGAGGAGTTCCTCGGCACCCAAAGACTCCTCATTGTCAGACTCCGCTTCAAACCGGTCTCCTCACCCATCCCATTCAACATCGGAGGCCCCGCCTATGGATGACTGCACCCCACGACCACCCGCTGCGACAGTCCAGTCCGATCCTCGGGAGCCCCCTGCAGGAGGTGAAGAAGTGGACGCTGAACAGGACAAAAACGATAAAAAACATCTCCACTGTCCCACGTGTAAAGTGACCGTTAATTCCAGCTCCCAGTTGGAAGCACACTGCAGCG GCTTTAAACACAAACAGATGACCGACAGCCCGAGCGGCACCCAGTCACACCGCAGACTCAAacggacatcatcatcatcatcgtcatccaGGCACGCGTTCCCGATCATAAAACCGAGAACAGGCATCAAGACCAAAGCACTTGTGGGCGTCACCGGCAAACGTTTCCACTGTGAACTGTGTCAGGTGGCCGTCAACTCGGAGACGCAGCTCAAACAG CACATGAATAGCAGGAGACACAAAGAGCGTTTGGCCGGGAAGCCTGTGAgggtgaagatgaagatgaaggctAAATTCACTCCTTTCAATAAACTGCAGCCCAGCACTGCATTAGCG ACTAAACTTGCCCTGCAGAAGCAGCTGTCCAAGTCCCTGCCGGCAGGGTTCCTGACCAGCCCCCTCAATCCAGCTACTTTATGCGCCATGGCATCTGCACCTCTGGCGCTACGACTACCGCAGGGTCCCGCAGCCATCATTCACGGTCCCTTGATAAGCCCCGCCCTCTTTCGGCCCGCCCCGGGACCTCTGAGGGCCACTCATGCACCCATTATCTTTTCTCCTTACTGA
- the LOC131110063 gene encoding zinc finger protein 385C-like isoform X2, with the protein MECSGTGEAKESPSPCANMKCPRTTSDSQENGLLPKSQEEDEEDNDDNEKRKVAPGHRAKRERRQGSSTSATVCQVCNIQLNSGAQAQIHYKGKTHQRRLRRLAKVLGTGALSQNQVHPLLGSLPLSGRASLQPQNRLEHFLPLSISSSSPLSLFPNFNTMDPVQKAVINHTFGVAPPRRRTVISCNICHLRFNSTSQAEAHYKGHRHARKLKALENQRNRRTNGHGGPAVEKNRSKETRAVGGNGPQSDLQAKEGSDLSTSPQQPGNGPRRSSSAPKDSSLSDSASNRSPHPSHSTSEAPPMDDCTPRPPAATVQSDPREPPAGGEEVDAEQDKNDKKHLHCPTCKVTVNSSSQLEAHCSGFKHKQMTDSPSGTQSHRRLKRTSSSSSSSRHAFPIIKPRTGIKTKALVGVTGKRFHCELCQVAVNSETQLKQHMNSRRHKERLAGKPVRVKMKMKAKFTPFNKLQPSTALATKLALQKQLSKSLPAGFLTSPLNPATLCAMASAPLALRLPQGPAAIIHGPLISPALFRPAPGPLRATHAPIIFSPY; encoded by the exons ATATGAAGTGTCCCCGGACGACGTCGGACTCTCAGGAGAACGGTCTTCTTCCCAAGAGTCaagaggaagacgaggaggacaACGATGACAACGAGAAGAGGAAGGTGGCACCAGGACACCGGGCCAAACGGGAGCGCCGTCAAGGCAGTAGCACCAGTGCCACCGTGTGCCAGGTGTGCAACATTCAACTCAATTCTGGCGCCCAAGCTCAGATACATTACAAGGGCAAGACGCACCAGAGGAGACTACGGAGGCTGGCGAAGGTTCTCGGTACAG GTGCACTATCCCAGAACCAGGTCCACCCGCTCCTGGGTTCTCTGCCTCTGTCGGGCCGAGCAAGCCTGCAGCCACAGAACCGCCTGGAGCACTTCCTGCCGCTCAGCATCAGCAGCTCATCGCCCCTCAGCCTTTTTCCTAATTTCAACACG ATGGATCCGGTGCAAAAGGCGGTCATCAACCACACCTTTGGCGTGGCCCCGCCCAGGAGAAGAACGGTCATCTCCTGTAATATTTGTCACCTGCGCTTTAACTCGACT AGCCAGGCCGAGGCCCACTACAAGGGTCACAGACACGCTCGCAAGCTCAAGGCCTTGGAGAACCAGAGGAACCGACGGACGAACGGGCATGGTGGACCTGCAGTGGAGAAGAATAGAAGCAAGGAGACGAGGGCGGTGGGAGGAAATGGACCCCAAAGTGACTTGCAAGCAAAAGAAGGATCAG ATTTAAGCACATCGCCGCAGCAACCGGGAAACGGCCCCAGGAGGAGTTCCTCGGCACCCAAAGACTCCTCATTGTCAGACTCCGCTTCAAACCGGTCTCCTCACCCATCCCATTCAACATCGGAGGCCCCGCCTATGGATGACTGCACCCCACGACCACCCGCTGCGACAGTCCAGTCCGATCCTCGGGAGCCCCCTGCAGGAGGTGAAGAAGTGGACGCTGAACAGGACAAAAACGATAAAAAACATCTCCACTGTCCCACGTGTAAAGTGACCGTTAATTCCAGCTCCCAGTTGGAAGCACACTGCAGCG GCTTTAAACACAAACAGATGACCGACAGCCCGAGCGGCACCCAGTCACACCGCAGACTCAAacggacatcatcatcatcatcgtcatccaGGCACGCGTTCCCGATCATAAAACCGAGAACAGGCATCAAGACCAAAGCACTTGTGGGCGTCACCGGCAAACGTTTCCACTGTGAACTGTGTCAGGTGGCCGTCAACTCGGAGACGCAGCTCAAACAG CACATGAATAGCAGGAGACACAAAGAGCGTTTGGCCGGGAAGCCTGTGAgggtgaagatgaagatgaaggctAAATTCACTCCTTTCAATAAACTGCAGCCCAGCACTGCATTAGCG ACTAAACTTGCCCTGCAGAAGCAGCTGTCCAAGTCCCTGCCGGCAGGGTTCCTGACCAGCCCCCTCAATCCAGCTACTTTATGCGCCATGGCATCTGCACCTCTGGCGCTACGACTACCGCAGGGTCCCGCAGCCATCATTCACGGTCCCTTGATAAGCCCCGCCCTCTTTCGGCCCGCCCCGGGACCTCTGAGGGCCACTCATGCACCCATTATCTTTTCTCCTTACTGA